Proteins from one Ranitomeya variabilis isolate aRanVar5 chromosome 1, aRanVar5.hap1, whole genome shotgun sequence genomic window:
- the LOC143793974 gene encoding taste receptor type 2 member 40-like yields MLPAFILFSLIVLGASTVMAVFTNSFIIVVTLIDNAKSKNLSSSDLIVVTLCTSNIFFQLFMLMNDYASFLFFDVYYTDEVYISFTVLLILPIYCSFWFTVCLSVNYYLQIVIATHPFLIRLKLAAAQLIPQLIMASVFISFATGLPAAWTFYHDPTNFNKTTNESFEISVLSQNVIYMIPSNLISCSLPLILVGIANGLIIKSLIAHNSDRKVKGEPSARAEGRLRAARTISCLLFLYMSFYISQILLFLEAFPLSSPGFCTCLMIIYIYSPAQSVVLIFGSPKLRQVYLSLFHCMGGNSEDQAKTPTVLFIKLRTQKTESE; encoded by the coding sequence ATGCTTCCTGCGTTCATTCTTTTTTCCTTGATTGTTTTGGGTGCCAGCACCGTGATGGCAGTATTCACGAACTCTTTCATTATTGTCGTCACTCTTATTGACAACGCCAAGTCTAAGAATCTCAGTTCATCTGATCTTATTGTGGTGACTCTTTGCACGTCCAACATCTTCTTTCAGCTTTTCATGCTAATGAATGACTACGCGAGCTTCCTATTTTTCGATGTTTACTATACAGATGAAGTCTACATTTCATTCACCGTCCTGCTCATTCTACCAATCTATTGCAGCTTCTGGTTCACAGTTTGCCTGTCAGTCAATTATTACTTACAGATTGTTAtagccactcatccatttttaaTAAGACTGAAACTTGCAGCTGCTCAGTTAATTCCACAACTGATAATGGCCTCAGTTTTTATATCATTTGCTACAGGCCTTCCAGCAGCCTGGACTTTCTACCATGATCCCACAAATTTTAATAAAACGACTAATGAGAGTTTTGAAATCTCTGTTCTTAGCCAAAATGTTATATATATGATACCCAGTAATCTCATAAGTTGTTCTCTTCCATTAATTTTGGTAGGCATCGCCAATGGTCTGATCATAAAGTCACTTATCGCACATAATTCTGACCGGAAAGTAAAAGGAGAGCCCAGTGCTCGTGCAGAAGGTCGATTACGAGCAGCAAGGACAATAAGTTGTCTTCTCTTCTTATACATGTCTTTTTATATATCACAAATACTTCTCTTTTTAGAAGCATTTCCCCTAAGTAGCCCAGGATTTTGTACCTGTTTGATGATAATCTATATCTATTCACCAGCTCAGTCAGTTGTTCTCATTTTTGGAAGTCCAAAATTAAGACAAGTATATTTGAGTTTATTCCATTGTATGGGAGGTAACAGTGAAGACCAAGCAAAGACGCCAACGGTTCTATTTATCAAGCTGAGAACACAGAAAACTGAATCTGAATAA